In the Salmo trutta chromosome 33, fSalTru1.1, whole genome shotgun sequence genome, one interval contains:
- the drc8 gene encoding dynein regulatory complex protein 8 yields MAEDKESAEAIVSEVHKKIRAAFDVFDHELNKTVDVREIGTIIRSLGCFPNEGELHDVIAEIEEEEPTGYIRFEKFLPTMTKVLMERKFRPIPEDLLLQAFEVLDKQKKGHLELEELTKYMTQEGEPFTQEEMEEMLSAAMDPDKNLIFYKDFVSMMTVDDPR; encoded by the exons ATGGCTGAAGACAAGGAAAGCGCAG AGGCCATAGTATCGGAGGTCCACAAGAAGATCCGCGCTGCTTTTGATGTGTTTGACCACGAGTTAAACAAGACAGTGGATGTCAG GGAGATCGGCACTATCATCCGCTCCCTAGGCTGCTTCCCTAACGAAGGGGAGCTACATGACGTCATAGCAGAG ATTGAGGAGGAGGAGCCGACGGGATACATCCGCTTTGAGAAGTTCCTCCCCACCATGACCAAGGTTCTAATGGAGCGCAA GTTCCGGCCCATCCCAGAAGACCTGCTGCTCCAGGCATTTGAG GTTCTAGATAAGCAGAAAAAGGGACATTTGGAATTGGAGGAGCTCACAAAGTATATGACACAGGAAG GAGAGCCCTTCAcccaggaagagatggaggagatgttGTCAGCTGCAATGGACCCTGACAAGAACCTCATCTTCTACAAAGACTTTGTTAGCATGATGACCGTGGATGACCCCAGATAG